Proteins encoded within one genomic window of Methanobrevibacter arboriphilus JCM 13429 = DSM 1125:
- a CDS encoding 50S ribosomal protein L39e: MSRNKPLAKKLRLAKANKQNRRVPIWAYAKTKRQLKYRPKPRHWRRNNLKV, encoded by the coding sequence ATGAGTAGAAATAAACCATTAGCTAAAAAATTAAGACTAGCAAAAGCTAATAAACAAAATAGAAGAGTCCCAATATGGGCTTATGCGAAAACTAAACGTCAATTAAAATATAGGCCTAAACCAAGACATTGGAGAAGAAATAATCTTAAAGTATAG
- a CDS encoding DUF7411 family protein — MKAYVLFSGGKDSSLMAILLKKMGIEVELLTANFGVYDSYIPSQKSAESLKIKHNVLNLNKKILDNAVDIILNDGFPNNGIAYLHKVVVEKSADLAKKKKFSIIADGTRRDDRTPKLDKNEIRSLEDRKNIQYINLDSFGYKTIDYLVSNLFNITQEESNRYNSSDYEVEIRCLIDKEKGVDSTVFFPKHFQTRVIGLNRIQKL; from the coding sequence ATGAAAGCTTATGTTTTATTCAGTGGAGGGAAAGACAGTTCTTTAATGGCTATTCTTCTTAAAAAAATGGGAATAGAAGTTGAACTTCTAACAGCTAATTTTGGAGTTTATGATTCTTATATTCCTTCTCAAAAATCTGCTGAATCTCTTAAAATAAAACATAATGTATTAAATTTAAATAAAAAAATATTGGATAATGCTGTTGATATTATATTGAATGATGGTTTCCCTAATAATGGGATTGCTTATCTTCATAAGGTTGTAGTTGAAAAATCAGCTGATTTAGCAAAGAAAAAAAAATTTTCAATCATTGCTGATGGAACAAGAAGAGATGATAGGACTCCAAAGTTAGATAAAAATGAAATTAGGAGCTTAGAAGATAGGAAGAATATTCAATACATTAATCTAGATAGTTTTGGTTATAAAACTATTGATTATTTAGTTTCAAATTTATTTAATATTACTCAAGAAGAAAGTAATCGATATAATAGCTCTGATTATGAAGTAGAAATACGTTGCTTAATTGATAAGGAAAAAGGCGTTGATTCAACTGTTTTTTTTCCAAAACATTTTCAGACAAGAGTAATTGGATTGAATAGAATTCAGAAATTATAA
- a CDS encoding DNA-binding protein, producing MSDLDELRRKRMQELQQQAAANENQQAQQQMQQQQMQQEMEAQKRQLMMQILTPEARSRLANLRLTKPEFVDQIEIQLIQLAQSGRMKGKITDEQLKVLLKQLSGQKRDINITRR from the coding sequence ATGAGTGATCTTGATGAATTACGCCGTAAAAGGATGCAAGAGTTGCAACAACAAGCTGCTGCTAATGAAAATCAGCAAGCACAGCAACAAATGCAACAGCAACAGATGCAGCAAGAAATGGAAGCACAAAAAAGACAATTAATGATGCAAATCTTGACTCCAGAAGCTCGAAGTAGATTAGCCAACCTTAGATTAACTAAGCCTGAATTTGTAGATCAAATTGAGATTCAACTTATTCAATTGGCTCAAAGTGGTAGAATGAAAGGTAAAATTACTGATGAGCAACTTAAAGTTCTTCTTAAGCAGTTATCTGGTCAAAAAAGAGATATAAATATTACCAGAAGATAA
- a CDS encoding 30S ribosomal protein S19e, which yields MTTVYDVPADLLINKVAKDFNENNDKIAAPEWTNLVKTGVHKERKPENVDWWYVRCASILRRVYMDGPVGINSLRTFYGGKKDRGVTPETFRKGSGAIVRGALHQLEDAGYIQKVNAGRIVTSEGKSFLDKTSSEVIKDIPELDKY from the coding sequence ATGACTACTGTATATGATGTACCTGCTGATTTATTAATAAATAAAGTTGCAAAAGATTTTAATGAGAATAATGATAAAATTGCTGCTCCAGAATGGACTAACTTAGTAAAAACTGGAGTTCATAAAGAAAGAAAGCCAGAAAATGTGGATTGGTGGTATGTAAGATGTGCTTCTATTTTAAGAAGAGTTTACATGGATGGTCCAGTTGGAATTAATAGTTTAAGAACTTTTTATGGTGGAAAGAAAGATAGAGGAGTTACTCCAGAAACTTTTAGAAAAGGTAGTGGAGCTATTGTTAGAGGAGCATTACACCAACTTGAAGATGCTGGATATATTCAAAAAGTAAATGCTGGAAGGATTGTAACTTCTGAAGGTAAATCTTTCTTAGATAAAACTTCTAGTGAAGTAATTAAAGATATTCCAGAACTTGATAAGTACTAA
- a CDS encoding YhbY family RNA-binding protein — MTLSKKEMMNRALNSMTINIGKAGINENVIEEIKRQLKANEIVKLRFAKNIANQKEDYLAVIVEKTRSKLVDLRGNVAVIYKKKP; from the coding sequence ATTACACTATCAAAAAAAGAAATGATGAATAGGGCTCTCAATTCTATGACAATAAACATTGGAAAAGCTGGAATAAATGAAAATGTTATTGAAGAAATAAAACGCCAGCTAAAAGCAAATGAAATTGTTAAATTAAGATTTGCAAAAAATATAGCAAATCAAAAAGAAGATTATCTTGCAGTAATTGTTGAAAAAACAAGATCTAAGCTTGTTGATTTAAGAGGAAATGTTGCTGTAATTTACAAAAAGAAACCTTAA
- a CDS encoding ribonuclease P protein component 4: MRRGRRPKWMIDIAHERMNILFSMAKNEFSNNPDRSHRYVSLARKISKKYNTKIPDNWRRSYCKNCYKFLYPSKNSSVRLFNGEVNIKCHECNQIMKIPYKKEKKEKRRAKIEYYTIKKRNDE; encoded by the coding sequence TTGCGAAGAGGAAGAAGACCTAAATGGATGATTGATATAGCTCATGAACGTATGAATATTCTATTCTCCATGGCAAAAAATGAATTTTCAAATAATCCTGATAGGTCACATAGATATGTGAGCTTAGCTCGTAAAATATCTAAAAAATATAATACTAAAATTCCTGATAACTGGAGACGTAGCTATTGTAAAAATTGTTATAAATTTTTATATCCTTCTAAAAATTCTTCGGTTAGGCTATTTAATGGTGAAGTAAATATTAAATGCCATGAATGTAATCAAATTATGAAAATACCTTATAAAAAAGAGAAAAAAGAAAAAAGGAGAGCTAAAATTGAGTATTACACTATCAAAAAAAGAAATGATGAATAG
- a CDS encoding adenylate kinase family protein, translating to MKIMKSSNKENIKENHNKIIFITGTPCTGKTTLANVLESKFSKNYNFQIIKINDLAIENDFIDGVDSDKGYKIVNIQKLDKKLNELLDSFFNQKNLKDSNLKISIVEGHLSHLCNCENVDKIIVLRLNPKILESRLKSRNYSENKIHENLEAEALGVCSVEAYQKYGTKVNEIDTSDLSTKEVSKFVEDIILNKKDFPVGSIDFMNWILG from the coding sequence ATGAAAATAATGAAATCTTCAAATAAAGAAAATATTAAAGAGAATCATAATAAGATTATTTTTATTACTGGAACACCATGTACTGGTAAGACTACATTAGCTAATGTGTTGGAAAGTAAATTTTCTAAAAATTACAATTTTCAAATTATTAAAATAAATGATTTAGCTATTGAGAATGATTTTATTGATGGTGTTGACTCTGATAAAGGTTATAAGATTGTTAATATTCAAAAATTAGATAAAAAACTTAATGAACTTTTAGATTCCTTTTTTAATCAAAAAAATCTTAAGGATTCTAATTTGAAAATATCTATTGTTGAAGGCCATCTTTCTCATCTATGTAATTGTGAGAATGTTGATAAGATAATTGTTCTTAGATTAAATCCAAAAATTTTAGAAAGTAGGCTTAAATCAAGGAATTATAGTGAAAATAAGATTCATGAGAATTTAGAAGCTGAAGCATTAGGAGTATGTTCGGTTGAAGCATATCAAAAATATGGAACTAAAGTTAATGAAATTGACACAAGTGATTTATCTACTAAAGAAGTTTCTAAGTTTGTTGAAGATATAATATTGAATAAAAAAGATTTTCCTGTTGGAAGTATTGATTTTATGAATTGGATATTAGGTTAA
- a CDS encoding OBG GTPase family GTP-binding protein → MDIDEKIKKIEDEIQKTPYNKATSHHIGKLKAKISKLKEESLQRKSSGTKGKGFHVKKSGDSTAVLVGFPSVGKSTLLNELTNAESKVGAYQFTTLDIVPGIMEYRGAKIQIFDIPGIITGASGGKGRGKEILSVARTADLIIIVLDVFNPQHLDIILRELRDIGIRPNENKPDVTVRRKKLGGVQVSSTEELTHLDEATIRSIINEYGMHNADVLIRGDVTMDQFIDALENNRSYVPAIVLLNKVDLVDESYLKELKKTIPNFIPISADKKFNIDYLKDQIFENLNLIRVYLKPQGKKADFEEPLIIKKGSTVLDVCGKLHREFVKNFRHAKIWGDSVKFPGQKIGPDHILEDKDVLRIILKK, encoded by the coding sequence ATGGATATTGATGAAAAAATAAAGAAAATTGAGGATGAAATTCAGAAAACTCCTTATAATAAGGCTACCTCTCATCATATTGGTAAGCTTAAAGCTAAAATATCAAAATTAAAAGAAGAATCATTACAAAGAAAAAGTTCTGGAACTAAAGGTAAAGGGTTTCATGTAAAAAAAAGTGGTGATTCTACAGCAGTTTTAGTTGGATTTCCTTCTGTTGGAAAATCCACTCTTCTTAATGAATTAACTAATGCTGAGTCAAAAGTTGGAGCTTATCAATTTACTACCTTAGATATTGTTCCAGGCATTATGGAATATAGAGGAGCTAAAATTCAGATTTTTGATATTCCTGGAATTATAACTGGGGCTTCTGGTGGAAAAGGAAGAGGAAAAGAGATTCTTTCTGTAGCAAGAACTGCTGATTTGATTATAATAGTTTTGGATGTTTTTAATCCTCAACATTTGGATATTATCTTAAGAGAATTAAGGGATATAGGGATCCGTCCAAATGAAAATAAACCTGATGTTACTGTTAGAAGAAAAAAACTTGGTGGGGTTCAAGTTTCTTCAACAGAAGAATTAACTCATCTTGATGAAGCTACTATAAGGTCTATTATAAATGAATATGGAATGCATAATGCAGATGTTTTAATTAGGGGCGATGTAACTATGGATCAATTCATTGATGCTTTAGAGAATAACCGATCCTATGTTCCAGCAATTGTCCTTTTAAATAAAGTTGATCTTGTAGATGAAAGCTACTTAAAAGAGCTGAAAAAGACTATTCCTAATTTTATTCCAATTTCTGCTGATAAAAAATTCAATATTGATTATCTTAAAGATCAGATATTTGAAAATTTGAACTTGATAAGAGTATATCTCAAACCTCAAGGTAAAAAAGCCGATTTTGAAGAACCTCTTATAATTAAAAAAGGTTCTACTGTTTTGGATGTTTGTGGAAAGTTACATAGAGAATTTGTAAAAAATTTCCGCCATGCAAAGATTTGGGGAGATTCTGTCAAGTTCCCTGGACAAAAAATTGGACCAGATCATATTTTAGAGGATAAAGATGTTTTGAGAATAATTCTTAAAAAATAA
- a CDS encoding STT3 domain-containing protein — MDKNKIMSILKSVAIILVIVCFVAFLRFQAADLSVIPADQQSYYKDASGLPYFTEMDSYYNLRMTENFLTYGHMGDTIKNGTPWDTLSYAPEGRSAEYKPMIVYVTSFLYYISNIFSDVSLKEVAFFVSAIIAPLAAIPAFIIVRRLTNNYGGATAALIVALAPNYFAHTFAGFFDTDMFNVVLPLFLVLFFIESIRSSKLAYRIVYILLTIITMVLFSLAWDGYVFYIGMLVIFMIVYLLLGFILKLDLIKPRKNYSNLLSWFTDQKEIFSIVLIAIIGFIGLGLTNGFDSIIQAPMNLLGATQIQSAANAAAYPNVFISVAELQIPSLLTGGISGAFSANSGGIINGVGGIVAIFGAFFILILFAQRLWKLRSFNARGVNKKPPKGQRKATSKLKESKSRDSLIESTLSDIKTIEDVNRNKRDTLLYLVLFSVWIFLSAVAVTQGSRFIMVLMIPLGLCVGLFVGYAAVYIKNKVDSKSKLMAIAIIGTFLIVYPIFQTFSVFYPLFNISSTLAFIIPIIILFALIGISALLIYGFKGLKSSKFAKTAVILILMFAIVSPTVFSAYQVSESVVPSTSDPMWDSMLWVKANTTDDTTLASWWDFGYLFEIASERPTLFDGGSQTGIRAFWTGKAMTTNDTELSAAIFEMLAFSGDKATELLDNYTGNDSQKSVEILENTLTLPKEEAKTTMINSYNLTSDQADNVVNLTHPDEPVPVIFVASSDMLQKAGWWTYFGNWDFNSKTSTGYQYLIAQQPANLENLGNGSYQANITNLEENGILFKTVVTKDIDNNTTNATTAAVFENGTPVKTQDNTTFNPFTVNRLVIIEDNMLVQNETVNESGNYTLLVMGDNGTYTSVIMSKELENAMFTKLFILGGFGQDSFEMVHMDDGISLWKISGYNTLRNETGSTNSST, encoded by the coding sequence ATGGATAAAAATAAAATAATGTCGATATTAAAGTCAGTAGCTATCATACTGGTAATCGTCTGTTTTGTTGCATTTTTGCGATTTCAAGCAGCTGATTTATCAGTTATTCCAGCTGATCAACAATCTTACTACAAAGACGCTAGCGGACTCCCTTACTTCACTGAAATGGATTCATATTATAATTTACGTATGACAGAAAACTTCCTTACGTATGGACATATGGGAGATACAATTAAAAACGGTACTCCTTGGGACACCCTTTCTTATGCTCCTGAGGGTAGAAGTGCAGAATATAAACCTATGATTGTTTATGTAACTTCTTTCTTATATTATATTTCTAATATATTTTCGGATGTATCTTTAAAAGAAGTAGCATTCTTCGTTTCTGCAATAATAGCTCCTCTTGCAGCTATACCTGCATTTATCATTGTTAGGAGACTCACTAATAATTATGGTGGTGCAACAGCAGCTTTAATAGTAGCCTTAGCTCCAAATTATTTTGCTCATACATTTGCAGGATTTTTTGATACAGATATGTTTAATGTAGTCTTACCTTTGTTTTTGGTTCTATTCTTTATTGAAAGTATAAGATCGAGTAAATTGGCCTATAGAATAGTATATATTTTATTAACTATCATTACTATGGTGCTTTTCTCATTAGCATGGGATGGATATGTATTCTATATAGGTATGTTAGTAATATTCATGATTGTGTATTTATTATTAGGTTTTATACTAAAATTGGATCTAATTAAACCAAGGAAAAATTATTCAAATTTATTATCTTGGTTCACGGATCAAAAAGAGATATTTTCTATTGTTTTAATAGCAATTATAGGGTTTATAGGACTTGGTTTAACTAATGGATTTGATTCTATTATACAAGCCCCTATGAATCTTCTTGGAGCAACTCAAATTCAATCAGCAGCTAATGCAGCTGCTTATCCTAATGTTTTTATTTCTGTTGCAGAACTGCAAATTCCAAGCCTTTTAACCGGAGGAATATCTGGTGCATTTTCAGCTAATTCTGGAGGTATAATAAATGGTGTGGGTGGAATTGTAGCTATATTTGGTGCATTTTTCATATTAATTTTATTTGCACAGAGGTTATGGAAACTTAGATCATTTAATGCTAGGGGTGTAAATAAAAAACCTCCTAAAGGGCAACGTAAAGCTACATCTAAACTAAAAGAGAGTAAAAGTAGAGATTCTCTTATTGAATCTACATTATCAGATATTAAAACTATTGAAGATGTTAATAGAAATAAACGTGATACATTACTTTATTTAGTTTTGTTTTCTGTATGGATATTTTTATCTGCGGTTGCAGTAACACAAGGTTCAAGATTTATCATGGTATTAATGATTCCTTTAGGTCTTTGTGTTGGCTTATTTGTAGGATATGCAGCTGTATATATTAAAAATAAAGTAGATAGTAAAAGTAAACTGATGGCAATAGCAATAATAGGAACATTTTTGATTGTTTATCCTATATTCCAAACATTTAGTGTATTCTATCCTTTATTTAACATATCTTCTACATTAGCTTTTATTATTCCAATAATCATACTTTTTGCCTTGATTGGAATTTCTGCTTTATTAATTTATGGTTTTAAAGGACTTAAAAGTTCTAAATTTGCTAAAACAGCTGTAATACTTATATTAATGTTTGCTATAGTTTCACCAACTGTTTTTAGCGCTTATCAAGTTTCAGAATCTGTTGTTCCGAGTACTAGTGATCCAATGTGGGATTCCATGTTATGGGTTAAAGCAAATACTACTGATGATACTACTTTGGCATCTTGGTGGGATTTCGGTTACTTGTTTGAAATAGCATCTGAAAGACCAACACTTTTCGATGGTGGTTCTCAGACAGGTATACGGGCATTCTGGACAGGTAAGGCCATGACGACAAATGATACGGAACTTTCAGCAGCTATATTTGAAATGTTAGCTTTTAGTGGTGATAAAGCGACTGAACTATTGGATAATTACACTGGAAATGATAGTCAAAAATCTGTTGAAATTCTTGAAAATACATTAACATTACCAAAAGAAGAAGCTAAAACTACGATGATTAATTCATATAATTTAACTTCGGATCAAGCAGATAATGTTGTGAATTTAACACATCCTGATGAGCCGGTTCCTGTTATATTTGTTGCAAGTTCGGATATGTTACAGAAAGCTGGTTGGTGGACTTACTTTGGGAATTGGGACTTTAATTCTAAAACTAGTACTGGATATCAGTACCTTATTGCTCAACAACCTGCAAACTTGGAAAATCTTGGAAATGGTTCATATCAAGCAAATATAACTAATTTGGAAGAGAATGGTATTTTATTTAAAACTGTAGTTACAAAAGATATTGATAATAATACTACTAATGCAACTACTGCTGCAGTATTTGAAAACGGAACTCCAGTTAAAACACAGGATAACACTACTTTCAATCCTTTCACAGTTAACAGACTTGTTATTATAGAAGATAATATGCTTGTCCAGAATGAAACTGTTAATGAAAGTGGAAATTACACCTTACTTGTAATGGGTGATAATGGAACTTATACTTCTGTTATTATGAGTAAAGAACTTGAAAATGCCATGTTTACAAAACTTTTCATACTTGGAGGATTTGGACAGGATTCATTTGAAATGGTTCATATGGATGATGGAATTTCATTATGGAAAATTAGTGGATATAACACTTTAAGAAATGAAACAGGATCTACTAACAGTTCAACTTAA
- the topA gene encoding DNA topoisomerase I, producing MHEVIICEKPKSAEKIAQALSSNVKKMKYGRKVNYWEINEKDKRITIISAVGHLYSLTPKNQKEKVYFDLKWVPSYETQKNLNYVKDYVYAIKKLGKGADKYIHACDYDIEGTLIGFNALKYACGENSIDITSRMKFSTLTKKDLIDAYNNQIELDINQVNGGIARHIVDFYFGVNISKALTTAVRKAKYRYLQLSAGRVQTPTLAILVGREKEIQKFVPEPYWLIKALLENKYEKNKEEDIIADHVEGKIFDPERAEKIFESCQGADSTVDKVKLSETIRKPPIPFNLGGLQSEAHTVFGFSPKKTQTIAQNLYTEGYTSYPRTSSQKLPESLEFKKIFKQLSANEVFKKHIDSLPQKTKPNEGKKIDAAHPAIHPTGIIPKKLDSDSAKIYELIVYRFISVFAENSKLETLRVDLSVDKEKFFFKRKRVSYMGWLSHYPFRKIEEDFFPAFKKGDNIKVNEILSEEKETKPPARYNEASLIKELEKRELGTKATRADIIAKLYDRKYISGKKIEVNQLGMNIISNLQEYCKNLTSEELTRDLEKKLEGIMADKITKDKVIEDAKKEVLTILDDIDKNNLKIGEGLYNAYQESRIVGKCTCGGNLVVRFSPKTKSSFVGCSNYPDCNVIYSLPKGAEVLKSKCEKCGLPNISFGRGKSRKRACLDSKCGVDHSKINEVEVVGQCPDCGNNLLKRHGRYGEFVGCSGFPKCKFTSSLEDLEDKLNKKED from the coding sequence ATGCATGAAGTGATTATTTGTGAGAAACCAAAATCTGCTGAAAAAATAGCTCAAGCTCTTTCTTCTAATGTAAAAAAAATGAAATATGGTAGGAAAGTTAACTATTGGGAAATCAATGAAAAAGACAAAAGAATTACTATAATATCTGCTGTAGGTCATTTATATTCATTAACCCCAAAAAATCAAAAAGAAAAGGTTTATTTTGATTTAAAATGGGTTCCATCATATGAAACTCAGAAAAATTTAAATTATGTTAAGGATTATGTTTATGCTATAAAAAAATTAGGCAAGGGTGCAGATAAATATATTCATGCTTGTGATTATGATATTGAAGGAACTTTAATAGGTTTCAATGCATTGAAATATGCATGTGGTGAAAATTCTATCGATATAACCTCTAGGATGAAATTTTCAACCTTAACAAAGAAAGATCTTATTGATGCTTATAATAATCAAATTGAATTAGATATTAATCAAGTTAATGGTGGTATAGCTAGACATATTGTTGATTTTTATTTTGGGGTTAATATATCTAAAGCTTTAACAACTGCTGTTAGAAAAGCTAAATATAGATATTTACAACTTTCAGCAGGTAGAGTACAAACTCCAACATTAGCTATATTAGTTGGTAGGGAAAAAGAAATTCAAAAATTTGTTCCAGAGCCTTATTGGTTGATTAAGGCCTTACTTGAAAATAAGTATGAAAAAAATAAAGAAGAAGATATTATAGCTGATCATGTTGAAGGTAAGATTTTTGACCCAGAACGTGCTGAAAAAATATTTGAAAGCTGTCAGGGTGCTGATTCAACTGTAGATAAAGTAAAACTCAGCGAAACTATTAGAAAGCCACCTATACCATTTAATTTAGGAGGTTTGCAGTCTGAAGCACACACTGTTTTTGGTTTCAGTCCTAAAAAGACTCAAACTATTGCTCAGAATTTATATACTGAAGGTTATACTTCTTATCCTCGTACTTCTTCTCAAAAATTACCTGAAAGTTTGGAGTTTAAAAAAATATTCAAACAGTTGTCTGCAAATGAGGTATTTAAAAAGCATATTGATTCTCTTCCTCAAAAAACTAAACCAAATGAAGGTAAAAAAATTGATGCAGCACACCCTGCTATTCACCCAACTGGCATAATTCCTAAAAAATTGGATAGTGATAGTGCTAAAATTTATGAACTTATTGTTTATAGATTTATTAGTGTTTTCGCCGAAAATTCTAAGTTAGAAACATTAAGAGTGGATCTTAGTGTTGATAAAGAGAAATTTTTCTTTAAAAGGAAAAGAGTTTCATATATGGGTTGGTTAAGTCATTATCCTTTTCGTAAGATTGAAGAAGATTTTTTCCCAGCTTTTAAAAAAGGAGATAATATTAAGGTAAATGAAATATTATCTGAAGAAAAAGAGACTAAACCTCCTGCTAGGTATAATGAAGCTTCTTTAATTAAAGAATTAGAAAAAAGAGAGTTAGGTACAAAAGCTACAAGAGCTGATATCATTGCAAAACTATATGATAGAAAATATATTTCTGGTAAAAAAATTGAAGTTAATCAGCTAGGCATGAACATTATTTCTAATTTACAGGAATATTGTAAAAATCTTACGAGTGAAGAACTTACAAGAGACCTTGAAAAGAAACTTGAGGGTATAATGGCAGATAAAATAACTAAAGATAAAGTTATCGAAGATGCTAAAAAAGAAGTCTTAACTATATTGGATGATATTGATAAAAACAATCTTAAAATTGGTGAAGGACTTTATAATGCTTATCAAGAAAGTAGAATTGTTGGTAAATGTACTTGTGGAGGCAATTTAGTTGTTAGATTCTCTCCAAAAACTAAGTCTTCATTTGTTGGTTGTTCTAATTATCCTGATTGTAATGTAATATATTCACTTCCAAAAGGTGCAGAAGTTTTAAAAAGTAAATGTGAAAAATGTGGACTTCCGAACATTTCTTTTGGAAGAGGTAAATCTCGAAAAAGAGCATGTTTAGATTCTAAGTGTGGTGTTGACCATTCTAAAATTAATGAAGTTGAAGTTGTTGGTCAATGTCCAGATTGTGGAAATAACCTTCTTAAAAGACATGGCCGTTATGGCGAATTTGTTGGTTGTAGTGGATTTCCAAAATGTAAATTTACTTCTTCATTGGAAGATTTAGAAGACAAACTAAATAAAAAAGAGGACTAA
- the serB gene encoding phosphoserine phosphatase SerB: MIKLVVFDLDNVIIDGEAIDEIGKLVDVQEQIAEITEKAMNGDLDFETSIKERVKLLEGASVEDIKNLANEMKLMEGAEDAIKGLKDKGYKVAVISGSFDLIADSLKEKLNLDYLFTNKLEEKDGKLTGEVTGPLVEGSKADVLKSIIESSDISVEECIAVGDGANDISMMEIAQVGIAFNAKPAVKEVADIVLEEKDLKEVLNIINDLNSEATEEATEEATEEATEEATEEATEEATEEATEEATEEATEEATEEATEEATEEATEEATEEATEEATEEATEEATEEVKTSKKVNKEPKTKTKKSKKDALPEVDFDLAPTPEGVRKQKDEREEIIAKIADEREEFNKIAKEQRKIRDELNDDLKENLKLAIELRDKRNEVNKSVEEAKKLRDNVNDELKKLEWSSGRRDRLKLENEIKKIDKIIETRVLDIKKENQLVKNANDLRKQLMDIQEDEKIKDEAQNLKKISEDHHAKVVELSTQAQDFHEKMLNYFRKTDDIRTKADEAHKKFVEARKSASAKHEEFKVVLSEIHVINKELGTNKSKRRKSEKQASTKKNREEKEKAEDIFEKFKHGKKLTTEELLLLQKHDIG, encoded by the coding sequence TTGATTAAACTTGTAGTATTTGACTTAGATAATGTTATTATTGATGGTGAAGCGATAGATGAGATCGGGAAATTAGTAGACGTTCAAGAACAAATTGCAGAAATCACTGAAAAAGCAATGAATGGTGATTTAGACTTCGAAACATCTATAAAAGAAAGAGTTAAACTTTTAGAAGGAGCTTCAGTAGAAGATATTAAAAATTTAGCTAATGAAATGAAGCTCATGGAAGGAGCAGAAGATGCTATCAAAGGTTTGAAAGATAAGGGCTATAAAGTAGCTGTTATAAGTGGTAGCTTTGATTTGATTGCTGATTCTTTAAAAGAGAAACTCAATTTAGATTATTTATTTACTAATAAATTAGAGGAAAAAGATGGAAAACTTACTGGAGAAGTTACTGGACCTCTAGTTGAAGGTTCTAAAGCTGATGTACTTAAAAGTATTATTGAAAGCAGTGATATTTCTGTTGAAGAATGTATAGCTGTGGGTGATGGTGCTAATGATATTTCCATGATGGAAATAGCACAAGTAGGTATTGCATTTAATGCAAAACCTGCAGTTAAAGAAGTTGCAGACATAGTTTTAGAAGAAAAAGATTTAAAGGAAGTTTTAAATATTATAAATGATTTAAATTCTGAAGCTACTGAGGAAGCTACTGAGGAAGCTACTGAGGAAGCTACTGAGGAAGCTACTGAGGAAGCTACTGAGGAAGCTACTGAGGAAGCTACTGAGGAAGCTACTGAGGAAGCTACTGAGGAAGCTACTGAGGAAGCTACTGAGGAAGCTACTGAGGAAGCTACTGAGGAAGCTACTGAGGAAGCTACTGAGGAAGCTACTGAGGAAGCTACTGAGGAAGCTACTGAGGAAGTTAAAACTTCTAAAAAAGTTAATAAAGAACCAAAAACTAAAACTAAAAAGTCTAAAAAAGATGCACTTCCTGAAGTAGATTTTGATCTTGCTCCTACTCCTGAAGGAGTTAGAAAGCAAAAAGACGAAAGAGAAGAAATCATTGCTAAAATAGCTGATGAAAGAGAAGAATTCAATAAAATAGCTAAAGAACAACGTAAAATACGTGATGAACTTAACGATGATTTAAAAGAAAATCTTAAATTAGCTATTGAATTGAGAGATAAACGTAATGAAGTTAACAAATCTGTTGAAGAAGCTAAAAAATTACGTGATAATGTCAATGATGAACTTAAAAAGCTTGAATGGTCATCTGGAAGAAGAGACAGATTAAAACTTGAGAATGAAATTAAAAAAATAGATAAAATTATTGAAACTCGAGTTTTAGACATTAAAAAAGAAAATCAATTGGTAAAAAATGCTAATGATTTGAGAAAACAACTAATGGACATTCAAGAAGATGAAAAAATTAAAGATGAAGCTCAAAATCTTAAAAAGATTTCTGAAGATCATCATGCTAAAGTTGTTGAATTATCTACTCAAGCTCAAGATTTTCATGAAAAAATGCTTAATTACTTTAGAAAAACTGATGATATTAGAACAAAAGCGGATGAGGCTCATAAAAAGTTTGTTGAAGCTAGAAAATCTGCATCAGCTAAACATGAAGAATTTAAAGTTGTTTTAAGCGAAATTCATGTTATTAATAAGGAACTTGGAACTAACAAGTCTAAAAGAAGAAAATCTGAAAAACAAGCTAGTACAAAGAAAAATCGTGAAGAAAAAGAAAAAGCAGAAGATATCTTTGAGAAGTTTAAGCATGGTAAAAAGCTTACCACTGAAGAACTTTTACTTTTACAAAAACACGATATAGGTTAA